A part of Paenibacillus donghaensis genomic DNA contains:
- a CDS encoding D-alanyl-D-alanine carboxypeptidase family protein yields MKHKRQFNGKQFVIKTATVGLLLNMLVAPTHSAIAEKAPAATEAPAATGTKQAATPAVKIPTVQSLELDLGSAVVLEPTTGEVLLAVNADKPLPPASMTKMMTEYLVADAVKNGQLTWEQKVVVRENASKQIGSRIFLAQGDEHTVEELYIAMAVGSANDATVALAELVSGSEQEFVALMNKTAEKMGMKTAHFINSTGLNRDDMPSKFRPAEKGETLMSAMDAALLAKYIVTDHPDFTRFTKIQSYQFRERDDKPMVNLNWMLESNKSIANFKAYAYPGLDGLKTGHTSDAGNCFTGTAVRDGMRLISVVMGANSEAHRFTETKKVLDFGFNNFEIKQVVAPKAVIAGNETLPVLKGKKEEVSVVTDDGVTFVVPKGTVSPQITTKLVANDPATMVAPIAQASKVGKVTYSYKGEGMSQTQQKTVNLITAEEAEKAGWFKLLLRAIGDFFGDLFTGIKNLF; encoded by the coding sequence TTGAAGCACAAGCGACAATTTAATGGTAAACAATTTGTGATCAAGACAGCGACTGTAGGTCTGCTTTTAAATATGCTAGTAGCACCAACTCATTCGGCAATAGCGGAGAAAGCCCCGGCAGCAACGGAAGCGCCCGCTGCGACTGGCACCAAGCAAGCGGCTACGCCTGCGGTCAAGATTCCTACGGTACAATCATTGGAACTGGATTTAGGCTCGGCGGTAGTGCTTGAGCCTACAACAGGTGAAGTGCTGCTGGCTGTGAATGCGGATAAGCCGCTTCCTCCGGCAAGCATGACCAAGATGATGACAGAATATCTTGTAGCGGATGCGGTCAAGAATGGCCAGCTTACCTGGGAGCAGAAGGTAGTTGTGCGGGAGAACGCTTCGAAGCAAATCGGATCCCGTATTTTTTTGGCACAAGGTGACGAACATACGGTTGAGGAACTTTACATAGCGATGGCTGTTGGCTCTGCCAATGATGCGACGGTAGCGCTGGCTGAGCTTGTCTCGGGATCGGAGCAGGAGTTTGTAGCCCTAATGAACAAAACTGCGGAGAAAATGGGCATGAAGACGGCTCACTTCATTAACTCGACAGGACTTAACCGTGATGACATGCCAAGCAAGTTCCGTCCGGCTGAAAAGGGCGAAACCTTGATGTCTGCGATGGATGCAGCATTGCTTGCCAAGTATATTGTCACTGATCATCCGGATTTCACCAGATTCACCAAGATTCAGTCCTATCAGTTCCGTGAACGCGATGACAAACCGATGGTGAACCTGAACTGGATGCTGGAGAGCAACAAGAGCATTGCCAATTTCAAAGCCTATGCCTATCCCGGTCTCGATGGACTGAAGACAGGCCATACTAGTGATGCAGGCAACTGCTTCACAGGTACGGCTGTGCGTGATGGTATGCGGCTGATCAGCGTAGTCATGGGAGCCAACTCAGAGGCGCACCGTTTCACTGAAACGAAGAAAGTGCTTGATTTCGGCTTTAACAACTTTGAGATCAAGCAGGTGGTAGCGCCTAAGGCTGTTATCGCGGGTAATGAGACACTCCCGGTACTGAAAGGCAAGAAGGAAGAGGTATCCGTTGTTACCGATGACGGCGTAACTTTTGTAGTCCCTAAGGGGACAGTATCGCCGCAAATCACAACTAAACTTGTAGCTAACGATCCAGCCACGATGGTTGCACCGATTGCTCAAGCCTCCAAGGTCGGGAAGGTAACCTATTCCTACAAAGGTGAAGGAATGTCCCAAACGCAGCAGAAGACGGTTAACCTGATTACTGCAGAAGAAGCAGAGAAGGCAGGCTGGTTCAAGCTGCTGCTTAGAGCGATAGGTGATTTTTTCGGTGATTTGTTCACTGGAATCAAGAACCTGTTCTAA
- the pdxT gene encoding pyridoxal 5'-phosphate synthase glutaminase subunit PdxT: protein MRIGVLALQGAVTEHIVSIEKTGAVGVAIKRVEQLEDVQGLIIPGGESTTIGKLMRKYGFIEAIRNFSDQNKPIFGTCAGMIVLAKVISGGEQGHLELMDITVARNAFGRQRESFECDLEVKGISAPVRAVFIRAPLIEMVGPGVEVLTVYKDEIVTARQGHLLAASFHPELTDDYRLHQYFADMVMASMATEQ, encoded by the coding sequence ATGAGAATTGGAGTGCTGGCGCTGCAGGGCGCGGTTACAGAGCATATTGTCAGTATAGAGAAGACCGGGGCAGTAGGTGTGGCCATCAAGCGTGTAGAGCAGCTGGAGGATGTGCAAGGGCTGATTATCCCGGGGGGCGAGAGCACAACGATTGGCAAGCTGATGCGCAAATATGGCTTCATCGAAGCCATTCGTAATTTTTCGGATCAGAATAAGCCGATTTTTGGTACCTGTGCCGGAATGATTGTACTGGCAAAGGTAATTTCCGGCGGTGAGCAGGGGCATTTGGAGCTGATGGATATTACCGTGGCCCGGAATGCCTTTGGACGCCAACGGGAAAGCTTTGAATGTGATCTGGAAGTTAAAGGAATTTCAGCGCCGGTGCGTGCTGTATTTATTCGTGCACCCCTGATTGAAATGGTAGGACCGGGGGTGGAAGTGCTGACCGTCTATAAGGATGAGATTGTAACAGCACGTCAAGGTCACCTGCTCGCCGCTTCTTTTCACCCGGAATTGACAGATGACTACAGGCTTCATCAATATTTCGCTGATATGGTAATGGCCAGTATGGCAACAGAGCAATAG
- the pdxS gene encoding pyridoxal 5'-phosphate synthase lyase subunit PdxS, with protein METGTSRVKRGMAEMQKGGVIMDVMNAEQAKIAEAAGAVAVMALERVPSDIRAAGGVARMADPTIVEEVIKVVSIPVMAKARIGHYVEAKVLESLGVDYLDESEVLTPADEVFHINKHEFTVPFVCGAKDLGEALRRINEGASMIRTKGEPGTGNIVEAVRHMRFINSQIRKVTNLSKDELYHEAKNLGVSYELLLEVHELGKLPVVNFAAGGVATPADAALMMHLGADGVFVGSGIFKSDNPEKFARAIVEATTHFTDYKLIAEVSKNLGTPMKGIDIATLTPAERMSERGR; from the coding sequence ATGGAAACTGGAACATCACGAGTCAAAAGAGGCATGGCAGAAATGCAAAAAGGCGGCGTCATTATGGACGTCATGAATGCAGAGCAGGCAAAAATTGCCGAAGCTGCGGGAGCAGTAGCTGTAATGGCTCTGGAACGTGTACCTTCCGATATCCGCGCTGCCGGCGGTGTGGCAAGAATGGCGGATCCTACTATAGTGGAAGAAGTTATCAAGGTAGTAAGCATTCCTGTTATGGCCAAAGCTCGCATCGGGCATTACGTGGAAGCCAAGGTTCTGGAGTCGCTGGGTGTGGATTATCTGGACGAGAGTGAAGTTCTAACGCCTGCGGATGAGGTATTTCATATCAACAAACATGAATTCACTGTACCATTCGTATGTGGAGCTAAGGATCTGGGGGAAGCGCTGCGCCGTATCAATGAAGGTGCATCCATGATCCGCACGAAGGGCGAACCGGGAACCGGCAACATTGTAGAAGCTGTACGCCATATGCGCTTCATCAATAGCCAGATTCGCAAGGTGACCAATCTGTCGAAGGACGAGCTGTACCATGAAGCGAAGAACCTGGGCGTATCTTACGAACTGCTGCTGGAAGTGCATGAGCTGGGCAAGCTGCCGGTAGTCAACTTTGCTGCAGGTGGAGTAGCTACTCCGGCTGATGCGGCTCTGATGATGCATTTGGGAGCGGATGGCGTATTCGTCGGCTCAGGGATTTTTAAATCGGACAACCCTGAGAAGTTCGCGCGCGCGATTGTAGAAGCAACCACGCATTTCACAGATTATAAACTGATCGCAGAAGTATCCAAGAACCTGGGCACACCGATGAAGGGAATTGACATTGCAACTCTGACTCCGGCTGAGCGTATGTCGGAGCGTGGCCGTTAA
- the guaB gene encoding IMP dehydrogenase produces MWEDKFGKEGLTFDDVLLVPRKSEVLPKEVDLSTVLSKNVKLNIPLMSASMDTVTEAAMAIAIAREGGIGIIHKNMSIEQQAEEVDRVKRSESGVITNPFSLTAEHWVSDAEHLMGKYRISGVPIVDENNKLVGILTNRDLRFIHDYNIQIKEVMTHENLVTAAVGTTLQEAEGILQRHKIEKLPLVDENNILKGLITIKDIEKAIQFPNGAKDAQGRLLVGAAIGISKDTFERTEALVKAGVDLISVDSAHGHHINIIDAVRELRRLYPDLTIVAGNVATGEATRELIEAGASVIKVGIGPGSICTTRVIAGIGVPQVTAIYDCASVAREYGIPVIADGGIKYSGEITKAIAAGAHAVMMGSLFAGTEESPGESEIYQGRRFKVYRGMGSMSAMKQGSKDRYFQDDDKKLVPEGIEGRVAFKGPLSDTVHQLIGGLRSGMGYCGSKNLDALRNETAFIRITGAGLRESHPHDVQITKEAPNYSL; encoded by the coding sequence GTGTGGGAAGATAAGTTTGGTAAAGAGGGATTAACCTTTGATGATGTGCTGCTGGTACCGCGTAAATCGGAGGTATTGCCCAAGGAAGTGGATCTGTCCACGGTACTTAGCAAGAATGTGAAGCTCAATATTCCGCTGATGAGCGCCAGCATGGACACGGTGACTGAAGCCGCCATGGCGATCGCCATCGCCCGTGAGGGTGGCATCGGCATTATCCATAAGAATATGTCTATCGAGCAACAGGCAGAGGAAGTAGACCGCGTGAAACGCTCGGAGAGCGGAGTTATCACTAATCCTTTTTCGCTTACCGCTGAACATTGGGTCTCCGACGCTGAGCATTTAATGGGCAAATACCGGATTTCCGGAGTTCCCATTGTGGATGAGAACAACAAGCTGGTCGGTATCCTTACGAACCGTGACTTGCGCTTTATCCATGACTATAACATTCAGATTAAAGAAGTAATGACACATGAGAATCTGGTTACCGCTGCGGTGGGCACGACCCTCCAGGAAGCCGAAGGGATTCTGCAGCGTCACAAGATTGAGAAGCTGCCACTCGTGGACGAGAACAATATTCTCAAGGGTCTCATTACTATTAAAGATATCGAGAAAGCGATCCAATTCCCCAACGGAGCCAAAGATGCTCAAGGACGCCTGCTTGTAGGTGCAGCGATCGGGATCTCGAAGGATACTTTTGAACGTACGGAAGCTCTGGTCAAGGCCGGTGTGGACCTGATCAGTGTAGATTCGGCTCACGGTCACCATATTAATATTATAGATGCGGTAAGAGAGCTGCGCAGACTGTATCCGGACCTTACTATTGTGGCTGGCAACGTAGCTACAGGTGAAGCTACCCGTGAGCTGATTGAAGCAGGAGCCTCTGTGATCAAAGTGGGCATTGGCCCGGGATCGATCTGTACCACTCGTGTTATCGCCGGGATTGGAGTACCGCAGGTTACGGCGATCTATGACTGTGCTTCAGTTGCCCGGGAATACGGAATCCCTGTTATCGCTGATGGAGGCATCAAATACTCCGGTGAGATCACCAAGGCGATTGCCGCCGGAGCCCACGCAGTAATGATGGGCAGCCTGTTCGCAGGCACTGAAGAGAGTCCTGGGGAGTCCGAGATTTATCAGGGGCGCAGGTTCAAGGTATACCGCGGCATGGGCAGTATGAGCGCAATGAAGCAAGGCAGCAAGGACCGTTATTTCCAGGATGATGACAAGAAGCTTGTACCTGAAGGAATCGAAGGCCGTGTTGCCTTCAAGGGGCCGCTGTCGGATACTGTACATCAATTGATTGGTGGTCTACGCTCGGGTATGGGCTATTGTGGTTCCAAGAACCTGGATGCACTGCGTAACGAGACTGCATTTATCCGCATCACAGGTGCAGGCCTGCGCGAGAGCCATCCGCATGACGTACAGATTACCAAAGAAGCACCTAACTATTCGCTGTAA